The proteins below come from a single Prolixibacter sp. NT017 genomic window:
- a CDS encoding ATP-binding protein — protein sequence MKLNFQVEGGNFAKAGVASSEVKKVLKKLGVPPMIIRRIVVALYEAEVNIVAHAQQGIISVDLHHDKVEIELRDKGPGIGDISQAMQEGFSTASEEVRAMGFGAGMGLPNIKKNADELNIESKVGEGTTVHITNYFAKP from the coding sequence ATGAAACTGAATTTTCAGGTAGAAGGAGGCAATTTTGCCAAAGCAGGCGTTGCATCCAGCGAGGTGAAAAAGGTACTGAAGAAACTGGGAGTTCCTCCGATGATTATCCGGCGCATTGTTGTCGCCCTGTATGAAGCGGAAGTAAATATCGTCGCTCATGCGCAACAGGGCATCATCAGTGTCGATTTACATCACGATAAGGTGGAAATCGAACTGCGGGACAAAGGACCGGGAATTGGAGATATCTCCCAGGCAATGCAGGAAGGTTTTTCGACAGCATCAGAAGAAGTGCGCGCCATGGGATTTGGTGCCGGAATGGGATTACCCAACATTAAGAAAAATGCAGATGAACTGAATATAGAGAGCAAGGTCGGTGAAGGAACCACGGTACACATTACTAATTATTTTGCCAAACCATGA
- a CDS encoding DRTGG domain-containing protein → MTVKDVQQALELKVFGGEKGLNSDVTGGYVSDLLSDVMGNATEGMAWITLQTHLNVMAIASLKDLSVVILVNGNKPEEDMLEKANEENIPVLGTKLGTFETAGKLYQLLNS, encoded by the coding sequence ATGACAGTAAAAGATGTACAACAAGCCCTCGAACTAAAAGTCTTTGGCGGCGAAAAAGGGTTAAACAGTGACGTAACCGGAGGCTATGTATCCGACTTACTGAGCGATGTGATGGGAAATGCAACCGAAGGAATGGCATGGATCACGTTGCAAACGCACCTGAATGTGATGGCCATTGCATCGTTGAAGGATTTGTCCGTCGTTATTCTGGTTAACGGAAACAAACCGGAAGAGGATATGCTGGAGAAAGCCAACGAAGAAAATATTCCGGTACTGGGAACCAAACTTGGCACTTTCGAAACTGCCGGAAAACTTTACCAACTGTTAAATTCCTGA
- a CDS encoding [Fe-Fe] hydrogenase large subunit C-terminal domain-containing protein: protein MNQSNQLELHHAIKIDADKCRACTHCLQVCPTEAIRIRNGKATIIPGRCVDCGECHRACPYQAFYVEQDDLSRIFDYKYRVALFPAVFVSQFPENISEEQIYSVLKQIGFTHTCEVEQPISVLIDSIKDFAQNEYDSESPIISSFCPATVRLIQVKYPALTEHLVLRNAPHDLAAWYVRQRLAEEGIDPSDAGIFYITPCAAKIAAVKSPVGEKKSIVDGIINMSEIYNQVMAKATGVTGNFHSCDCRNEISREGILWSLPEGEKAAFDGKSLSVDGMHNVIRILERLEDGDLQDIDFLELRACEEGCAGGIMMTSNRFLTADRQHKRAEKFPEAKSSAGMEELAEKLRIASVQPRPMVHLDTDMEKAFAKMEKARSIMCHLPGIDCGACGAPSCLALAEDMVRHEARMTDCIYIQQLWQKEGKISAEKAFRNLEKRWGENRFDVDCSKRGAKNDNGFGLMNEGEDADLY from the coding sequence ATGAATCAATCGAACCAATTGGAACTACACCACGCTATCAAAATCGACGCGGATAAATGCCGGGCGTGCACGCATTGCCTGCAGGTGTGTCCTACCGAAGCCATCCGGATTCGGAACGGGAAGGCCACCATCATTCCGGGCCGGTGTGTCGATTGCGGCGAGTGCCACCGGGCGTGTCCTTACCAAGCTTTTTATGTGGAGCAAGACGATCTTTCACGCATATTCGATTACAAATACCGGGTCGCACTTTTTCCGGCCGTTTTCGTGAGTCAGTTCCCTGAAAATATTTCAGAAGAACAAATATATAGTGTACTGAAGCAAATTGGTTTCACCCACACGTGCGAAGTGGAACAGCCCATCTCGGTACTCATCGATTCCATTAAAGACTTTGCACAGAATGAATACGACAGCGAAAGTCCCATTATTTCCTCATTCTGTCCGGCAACCGTTCGCCTGATCCAGGTAAAATATCCGGCACTGACTGAACATTTGGTTTTGCGGAACGCGCCGCATGATCTGGCGGCCTGGTATGTCAGACAACGGTTAGCCGAAGAAGGAATCGATCCATCGGATGCCGGCATTTTCTATATCACGCCGTGTGCCGCCAAAATTGCAGCAGTGAAAAGTCCCGTCGGCGAGAAAAAATCGATTGTTGATGGCATTATCAACATGAGCGAGATTTACAACCAGGTAATGGCAAAAGCAACCGGAGTCACCGGAAACTTTCATTCCTGCGATTGCCGCAATGAAATTTCCCGCGAAGGAATCCTCTGGAGTCTTCCGGAAGGAGAAAAAGCAGCGTTCGATGGCAAGTCACTCTCCGTTGACGGAATGCACAATGTTATCCGGATTTTGGAACGATTGGAAGACGGAGATCTTCAGGATATCGACTTTCTGGAGCTGCGGGCCTGCGAAGAAGGCTGCGCCGGCGGTATCATGATGACCAGTAACCGCTTCCTGACAGCCGATCGCCAGCACAAACGGGCCGAGAAATTTCCGGAAGCCAAATCATCCGCAGGCATGGAAGAACTAGCAGAGAAACTGCGTATCGCTTCGGTTCAGCCACGCCCGATGGTTCACCTGGACACCGACATGGAGAAAGCTTTCGCGAAAATGGAGAAAGCCCGTTCCATCATGTGTCACCTACCGGGAATTGATTGCGGTGCTTGTGGTGCTCCGTCCTGTTTGGCTCTGGCTGAAGATATGGTACGGCACGAAGCCCGGATGACCGATTGCATTTATATACAGCAGCTGTGGCAGAAGGAAGGAAAAATATCGGCTGAAAAAGCTTTCCGTAATCTGGAAAAGAGATGGGGAGAAAACCGTTTCGATGTGGATTGCTCGAAACGAGGTGCAAAGAATGATAACGGATTTGGATTAATGAATGAAGGAGAAGATGCCGACTTGTACTAG
- a CDS encoding NADH-quinone oxidoreductase subunit NuoF — MTDYRMNILVCGGTGCRSSEGATLYDELVSLLADKGLEKEIQVVSTGCFGFCEKGPVVKILPDNTFYVQVQAADAREIIEEHIIKGRKVEHLLYTAPETGKKVSDSKHMDFYKKQVRIALRNCGFINPENIDEYVAREGYAAMAKCLGEMTPEQVIKEIKKAGLRGRGGAGFPTGTKWELTRKSEADQKYVVCNADEGDPGAFMDRSILEGDPHSVIEAMAICGYCIGADKGLVYIRAEYPLAIKRLKIALEQARNYGLLGENILNTGFNFEIELRYGAGAFVCGEETALIHSMEGKRGEPTFKPPFPAEKGYLGKPTNVNNVETYANIPPIINKGSKWFSGIGTEKSKGTKVFALAGKINNVGLIEVPMGTTLREVIYDIGGGIKGGKEFKAVQTGGPSGGCLTKNFLDTPIDYESLTEAGSMMGSGGMIVMDEDDCMVSIAKFYLEFTLDESCGKCNPCRIGNKRLWEILDKISKGNGTKEDLNRLKLLSNVVKDASLCGLGQTSPNPILSTMDNFWDEYLAHVEDKRCPAGQCKAMMQYVIDPNKCTGCTLCSRICPVAAIEGERKQAHEIDPEKCIKCGACMEKCKFEAISVA; from the coding sequence ATGACAGATTACAGAATGAACATCCTGGTATGTGGCGGAACAGGCTGCCGCTCATCCGAAGGTGCCACCCTTTACGATGAGTTGGTCTCGCTTCTCGCGGATAAAGGCCTCGAAAAAGAAATCCAGGTCGTTTCCACCGGTTGTTTCGGATTTTGTGAAAAAGGCCCGGTGGTGAAAATACTTCCCGACAATACTTTCTATGTTCAGGTACAGGCTGCCGATGCCCGGGAAATTATCGAGGAGCACATCATCAAAGGACGGAAAGTAGAGCATCTGCTTTACACCGCTCCCGAAACCGGGAAAAAGGTATCCGATTCCAAGCACATGGATTTCTATAAAAAACAGGTTCGAATCGCCCTTCGGAACTGCGGCTTCATCAACCCGGAAAACATCGACGAGTACGTTGCCCGCGAAGGCTACGCCGCCATGGCTAAATGCCTTGGCGAAATGACTCCGGAACAGGTAATCAAGGAGATCAAAAAAGCTGGCTTGCGCGGACGCGGTGGTGCAGGTTTCCCTACCGGGACGAAATGGGAATTGACCCGCAAAAGTGAAGCAGACCAGAAATACGTGGTTTGTAACGCCGACGAAGGTGACCCGGGAGCTTTCATGGACCGCTCTATCCTCGAAGGCGATCCGCACTCGGTTATCGAAGCAATGGCCATTTGTGGTTATTGCATAGGTGCCGACAAAGGCTTGGTGTACATTCGTGCAGAATATCCGCTGGCCATAAAACGCCTAAAGATTGCCCTGGAACAGGCACGCAATTACGGCCTTCTTGGTGAGAATATCCTGAATACCGGTTTCAACTTCGAGATTGAACTTCGCTACGGGGCAGGCGCTTTCGTGTGTGGGGAGGAAACGGCTCTCATTCACTCCATGGAAGGAAAACGAGGCGAACCGACTTTCAAACCACCGTTTCCGGCTGAAAAAGGATATCTCGGCAAACCGACCAATGTGAACAACGTAGAAACATACGCCAATATCCCTCCCATTATCAACAAAGGTTCCAAATGGTTTAGCGGCATCGGTACCGAAAAATCCAAAGGAACCAAGGTTTTTGCCTTAGCAGGAAAAATCAACAATGTTGGGTTGATTGAGGTCCCGATGGGAACAACCCTTCGTGAAGTGATTTACGACATTGGTGGTGGTATCAAAGGTGGGAAAGAGTTCAAGGCAGTACAAACCGGGGGTCCTTCGGGCGGCTGCCTGACCAAAAACTTCCTCGATACGCCTATCGACTACGAAAGTCTGACTGAAGCAGGCTCTATGATGGGTTCCGGTGGTATGATTGTGATGGACGAAGATGATTGTATGGTTTCCATCGCCAAATTCTACCTCGAATTTACGCTTGACGAATCGTGCGGAAAATGTAATCCGTGCCGAATCGGAAACAAACGGTTGTGGGAAATTCTGGACAAAATATCCAAGGGAAATGGAACGAAGGAAGATCTGAACCGGTTGAAACTCCTCAGCAACGTGGTAAAAGACGCGTCACTTTGCGGACTGGGACAAACCTCCCCCAACCCGATTTTGTCAACCATGGACAACTTTTGGGACGAATATCTGGCCCACGTGGAAGACAAACGATGCCCTGCCGGTCAATGTAAGGCAATGATGCAATATGTCATCGATCCAAACAAATGTACCGGCTGTACACTCTGCTCGCGCATTTGTCCGGTTGCTGCAATTGAAGGTGAGCGCAAGCAAGCGCATGAAATCGATCCGGAGAAATGCATCAAGTGCGGTGCCTGTATGGAGAAATGTAAATTCGAAGCCATCTCAGTGGCCTGA
- a CDS encoding ATP-binding protein, with protein MKELSLHILDIVQNSIRAESTRIEITIEDFAQKNEFRILICDNGKGMTSQEMEKALDPFYTSRTTRKVGLGLPLLKQNAEQTGGKLVLSSSVGNGCRVEAVLVNNHIDRQPMGNIAETLVQLFASYPSIRFKFNYLTDRGDFNIDTDEVKQILEDVPITNSEVREFLINHIRENLRTIQDHNQ; from the coding sequence ATGAAAGAGCTTTCGTTACATATTCTCGATATCGTCCAGAATTCCATCCGCGCCGAATCGACGCGAATCGAAATTACTATTGAGGATTTTGCACAGAAAAACGAATTCCGGATTCTTATCTGTGACAACGGGAAAGGAATGACATCGCAGGAAATGGAAAAAGCACTTGATCCATTCTACACATCGCGCACAACCAGAAAAGTCGGGCTTGGACTTCCGCTACTCAAACAGAATGCGGAACAAACCGGCGGGAAGCTGGTGCTTAGCTCATCGGTTGGAAATGGTTGCCGCGTGGAAGCTGTTTTAGTTAACAACCATATCGATCGGCAACCGATGGGCAACATCGCTGAGACACTGGTCCAACTGTTTGCCTCCTATCCAAGCATTCGATTCAAATTCAATTATCTCACCGACCGTGGAGATTTCAACATCGATACAGACGAAGTAAAACAGATACTGGAAGACGTTCCGATAACCAATAGTGAAGTAAGAGAATTCTTAATCAATCATATTAGAGAAAACCTGAGAACGATTCAGGATCATAACCAATAG
- a CDS encoding ferredoxin, with product MSKIKSLEELRKLREEVQTRMKLRENSDKSDDLVRIKVAMATCGIASGARETMRVLIEQLDQRGVDAVVTQTGCMGYCYAEPTVEVTLPGKEPIVFGEVKEERAREIIDKYVVNQELIDGIIPVNHQSI from the coding sequence ATGAGCAAAATCAAATCGTTAGAAGAGCTGCGTAAGTTACGTGAAGAGGTGCAAACCCGGATGAAACTTCGCGAAAACAGCGACAAATCAGATGACCTGGTGCGCATCAAGGTGGCCATGGCGACCTGCGGAATCGCTTCGGGAGCCCGCGAAACCATGCGTGTGCTGATTGAGCAACTCGATCAACGTGGAGTAGATGCTGTCGTTACGCAAACCGGATGTATGGGCTATTGCTATGCCGAACCCACTGTGGAAGTTACCCTTCCGGGGAAAGAACCCATTGTGTTTGGCGAAGTGAAAGAAGAACGTGCCCGGGAAATTATCGACAAGTATGTCGTGAATCAGGAATTAATCGACGGTATTATTCCAGTCAATCATCAGTCAATTTAA
- a CDS encoding PHP domain-containing protein, which translates to MKSYRADLHIHSLLSPCGSLDMSPARIIREAKERKIDIIAVADHNSTRQAGLIKKLGQETGITVLTGAEVNTREEVHCLCLFGDEEATRIFQEFLDARLPEEENDVVIFGDQVVVDKDEQIVYTEDRLLISALRAGIKEIETLVHKLNGIFIPAHIDRPYSGILDRLGFIPENLEYDALELSYRMPETEICGQHPELCGKYFLRSSDAHYPKDIGRATTTFELEENSFEAVRAYLRSKLNQ; encoded by the coding sequence ATGAAATCATACCGGGCTGATCTACATATTCATTCTCTTCTTTCGCCTTGCGGAAGTCTGGACATGAGTCCGGCCCGGATTATTCGTGAAGCAAAAGAACGGAAGATTGACATCATCGCGGTAGCCGACCACAACTCGACGCGGCAAGCCGGATTGATAAAAAAGTTGGGGCAGGAAACGGGAATAACAGTGTTAACCGGAGCGGAAGTCAATACCCGCGAAGAAGTGCATTGTCTTTGCCTTTTCGGCGATGAAGAGGCAACCCGGATTTTTCAGGAATTCCTCGATGCCCGTTTACCGGAAGAGGAAAATGATGTGGTCATTTTTGGCGACCAGGTGGTAGTCGATAAAGACGAACAAATCGTTTACACGGAAGATCGTTTGCTGATTTCTGCTCTTCGTGCTGGCATCAAAGAGATTGAAACGCTGGTGCACAAGCTGAATGGAATTTTCATCCCGGCGCACATCGATCGACCTTACAGCGGCATTCTCGACCGTTTGGGATTCATTCCCGAAAACCTGGAATATGATGCACTGGAACTCTCCTACCGGATGCCGGAAACAGAAATTTGCGGACAGCATCCCGAATTGTGCGGAAAATATTTCCTCCGCTCATCGGATGCACATTACCCGAAAGACATTGGAAGGGCAACTACAACATTTGAGTTGGAAGAGAATTCATTTGAGGCCGTCAGGGCTTATTTGCGAAGCAAGTTAAACCAGTAG